A genomic segment from Nicotiana tabacum cultivar K326 chromosome 7, ASM71507v2, whole genome shotgun sequence encodes:
- the LOC107824546 gene encoding protein TRIGALACTOSYLDIACYLGLYCEROL 1, chloroplastic — MQAASHCYPLHLSGRGSYNKVSLVNVKVLSLNWLPRRFDFNRGAQIRKVLKPIKLKRFCVIPNSNDGHPSLSVPEEDTTASKEDTSTVEEWEDGGETFLSKWSPPRYLWRGLSVPILAGQVIIRIIKGKVHWKNTLQQLERVGPKSVGVCLLTAAFVGMAFTIQFVREFTRLGLNRSVGGVLALAFSRELSPVVTSIVVAGRIGSAFAAELGTMQVSEQTDTLRVLGANPVDYLVTPRVIASCIALPFLTLMCFTVGMASSALLADGVYGISINIILDSALRALRSWDLISAMIKSGVFGAIISIISCAWGVTTLGGAKGVGESTTSAVVLSLVGIFIADFVLSCCFFQGAGDSLKNCV, encoded by the exons ATGCAAGCAGCTTCTCATTGTTATCCTCTTCACTTATCCGGAAG AGGCAGCTATAATAAGGTGAGTCTTGTAAATGTAAAAGTTTTGAGCTTGAATTGGCTTCCTCGGAGATTTGACTTTAATCGAGGAGCTCAGATCCGTAAGGTTCTAAAACCTATCAAACTGAAAAGATTCTGTGTGATTCCTAACTCTAATGATGGTCATCCAAGTCTCTCTGTTCCTGAAGAGGACACAACTGCATCTAAAGAGGACACATCTACAGTGGAAGAATGGGAAGACGGAGGAGAAACGTTCTTGAGTAAGTGGTCACCTCCCAGGTACTTATGGAGGGGATTATCAGTTCCTATCTTGGCAGGGCAGGTTATTATTAGGATCATAAAGGGTAAAGTCCACTGGAAGAATACTCTTCAACAGTTGGAAAGAGTTGGACCTAAGTCGGTTGGTGTCTGTCTGTTAACAGCAGCTTTTGTTGGCATGGCCTTCACTATCCAATTTGTTAGAGAATTCACTAGATTAGGGTTAAATAGATCTGTTGGTGGGGTGTTGGCCCTTGCCTTTTCAAGAGAGCTAAGTCCAGTTGTCACATCAATTGTTGTTGCTGGGCGTATCGGTAGTGCATTTGCTGCGGAACTGGGCACTATGCAGGTATCTGAGCAGACTGACACGTTGAGAGTTCTCGGTGCAAATCCTGTTGATTATTTGGTGACACCAAGAGTGATTGCGTCTTGCATagccttaccttttttaaccctAATGTGCTTTACAGTTGGTATGGCATCCAGCGCCCTTTTGGCTGACGGCGTTTATGGAATTAGCATAAACATAATCTTGGATTCTGCTCTGAGAGCTCTTAGATCATGGGACCTTATTAGTGCGATGATTAAATCAGGGGTGTTTGGTGCTATTATATCCATCATAAGCTGTGCTTGGGGGGTCACCACACTGGGTGGTGCCAAAGGGGTTGGAGAGTCTACTACTTCAGCAGTAGTTTTATCTCTTGTTGGCATATTCATAGCTGACTTTGTTCTCTCTTGTTGTTTCTTCCAGGGTGCTGGCGATTCCCTGAAGAATTGTGTGTGA